A stretch of DNA from Deltaproteobacteria bacterium:
TGCCAGGGGGGATCCAGGCAGCTCGTGGGCCTGAGCTTATCATGCGACCGGCCCTTAAATTTATCCTACTTGCCTTATATCTCCGCCGTTCACGGCCTCCTTCTCCGTAGCACTCTTCAAGAGTGGTCTCGAAGCCTTCGCAGACGCCGGTGAAGATGTGGCGCAGCTCCTCAATGATCGCCTGATTGAATACGCGACGCCGATACTTGGTCAGTATCACTTTTGCGAGCGATCAATTGACCTACGTGACGACCGACGAAGCCGTCGGCATCGACATAGGCATCAAGTCCATGGCGACACTATCTGACGGTGTGATGCTGACTGGTCCAAGGCTTCGCGAGCGCTACCTAAGCAAAATACGTCTGCTTGAACTCACAAGGCTCAGCACTAGGCGGCGGCAGGCCGCAAGTAAGTGCTACGGTCGGCTACCTAAGGCTAGGACTGTAGCAAAACTCCACGCCAAAGCGGCAAATGCCAGAAGTGACTATTTGAATACGGCCGCGGCAAGTCTAGTCGAGAACTATGGACGGATATTCATCGGAGATGTCTCGTGTCACCTGATGAACCGCTCGAAGAACCTAGCGGGTATTAGTCTTGATCACGGGATCGGTAAATTTAAACAGCAAGTCTCTTACAAAGCCCAAAGAGCTGGGGGACAGGCGCAGGAAATAAAAGAAAGGGACTCCACCCGGACGTGTGCGATCTTCCTA
This window harbors:
- a CDS encoding transposase → MNTRRRYLVSITFASDQLTYVTTDEAVGIDIGIKSMATLSDGVMLTGPRLRERYLSKIRLLELTRLSTRRRQAASKCYGRLPKARTVAKLHAKAANARSDYLNTAAASLVENYGRIFIGDVSCHLMNRSKNLAGISLDHGIGKFKQQVSYKAQRAGGQAQEIKERDSTRTCAIFLEVYPRTSLGVGEWKCGKCGAVHDRDVNAARNILRLGREALTHLHYREAAQA